One bacterium genomic window carries:
- a CDS encoding nucleotidyltransferase domain-containing protein: MKRYDFFKVVNKVCEESRKRALKEADRIASFLTNEYNVKEVILFGSTLKKGCFSSHSDIDIAVSGLKDKDLLEAYGEILVNSSFKVDLILTEKISEKFKQMLKEKGLSIYERG; the protein is encoded by the coding sequence ATGAAAAGATATGATTTCTTCAAGGTAGTGAATAAAGTTTGTGAAGAAAGCAGGAAAAGAGCTTTGAAAGAAGCTGATAGAATTGCTTCTTTTCTAACAAATGAATATAATGTCAAAGAAGTTATTCTCTTTGGCTCAACTTTAAAGAAAGGTTGTTTTTCTTCCCACTCAGATATAGATATAGCAGTTAGTGGATTAAAAGATAAAGACCTCTTAGAAGCATACGGTGAAATATTAGTTAACTCATCATTTAAGGTTGACCTTATCCTTACAGAAAAGATAAGCGAAAAATTCAAACAAATGCTTAAAGAAAAAGGA